From Pseudoalteromonas rubra, one genomic window encodes:
- the rseP gene encoding sigma E protease regulator RseP: MLEFFWNLGSFIVALGILVAVHEYGHFWVARKAGVKVLRFSIGFGKPLVRWHDKLGTEYVIAAIPLGGYVRMLDERVDEVSASEQHLSFNNKPVLSRIAISAAGPLANFLFAIFALALMYMVGVQNAKPIVGNVTERSIAAQAQVQPGDRIISVDDEVVQSWQEVTFALMGGLGESQVILKVQDSEGLLALRQLDTREWRLEEQDVPPLTSVGIQPYRPNLKLEIAQIASGSAAEQGGLAVGDKLLRYNDETLDSWEQFVQLVQTSAQQRSHLVVQRAGAEVDLYPTPQGREDNQGILVGYLGVVPVLEPWPKGYIETRQYGVFDSIVLGVKKTYDLTALSFEMIGNLLTGQVSVKNLSGPVGIAVGAGNSVSYGFVAFLGFLALISVNLGVFNLLPLPVLDGGHLMYYFIELIRKKPVSEKTQELGYKVGAVVLLALTCFALLNDVSRL; this comes from the coding sequence ATGTTGGAATTTTTCTGGAACCTGGGTTCTTTCATTGTCGCACTGGGGATCTTGGTGGCTGTACATGAATATGGCCATTTTTGGGTTGCCAGAAAAGCCGGTGTGAAGGTACTCAGATTCTCAATTGGGTTTGGTAAACCTTTGGTTCGTTGGCACGATAAACTCGGTACTGAATATGTCATTGCCGCTATTCCTTTGGGCGGCTATGTTCGCATGCTGGACGAACGTGTGGACGAAGTCTCCGCGTCAGAACAGCACCTGTCATTTAACAACAAACCCGTCCTGTCCAGAATTGCCATTTCAGCAGCAGGACCACTTGCAAACTTCCTGTTCGCCATTTTTGCCCTCGCATTGATGTATATGGTCGGCGTTCAGAATGCCAAGCCCATTGTCGGAAACGTGACCGAGCGTAGCATCGCAGCTCAGGCTCAGGTGCAACCGGGCGATCGTATTATCAGTGTTGATGATGAGGTTGTTCAGTCCTGGCAGGAAGTGACCTTTGCGTTGATGGGTGGACTGGGTGAATCGCAAGTCATCCTCAAAGTTCAGGACAGTGAGGGGCTGCTCGCTTTGCGTCAGCTCGATACCCGCGAGTGGCGACTGGAAGAGCAAGATGTGCCACCTTTGACGTCTGTGGGTATCCAACCGTATCGTCCCAATCTGAAACTTGAAATTGCACAAATAGCGTCAGGCTCTGCTGCCGAGCAAGGCGGTTTGGCGGTTGGGGATAAACTGCTGCGTTATAACGATGAAACACTCGACTCCTGGGAGCAATTTGTTCAGCTGGTTCAAACCTCAGCGCAGCAACGCAGTCATCTGGTCGTGCAAAGAGCAGGTGCTGAGGTTGACCTTTACCCGACACCACAGGGCCGCGAAGACAATCAGGGAATACTTGTTGGCTATCTGGGTGTAGTCCCTGTGCTTGAGCCCTGGCCGAAAGGGTATATTGAAACTAGACAATACGGGGTATTCGATAGTATCGTGCTGGGCGTTAAAAAGACCTACGACTTAACTGCGCTCAGTTTTGAGATGATTGGTAATTTATTGACCGGTCAGGTATCGGTTAAAAATCTCAGTGGGCCGGTTGGCATTGCTGTTGGGGCCGGGAATAGTGTGAGTTATGGGTTTGTCGCATTTTTAGGCTTTTTAGCATTAATTAGCGTCAACCTGGGGGTTTTCAACCTTTTACCCCTGCCGGTCTTAGATGGCGGGCACTTAATGTATTACTTTATTGAACTTATTCGCAAAAAACCGGTCTCTGAAAAGACACAAGAGTTAGGCTATAAGGTGGGTGCAGTTGTGCTCCTGGCGCTAACTTGTTTTGCACTACTTAACGATGTATCGAGGCTTTAG
- the lpxD gene encoding UDP-3-O-(3-hydroxymyristoyl)glucosamine N-acyltransferase encodes MTKHYTLSQLADAVGAELQGDPAQSIEKIATLLSAGGQDIAFLANKKYRSQLASTQAGAVILAPSEAEHFSGNKLVCDNPYVAYAKLAQYMDTTPDSAQAIHERASVHESVKLGSNVSIGANAVIEAGVELGDDVQIGPGCFVGKHTRIGAKTKLWANVTIYHEVVIGESCLFQSGAVIGSDGFGYANEGGEWVKIPQLGSVIIGNRVEVGASTTIDRGALDDTVIHDNVILDNQIQIAHNVEIGYGTAIAGCSVMAGSVKIGKYCQIGGMVAVNGHNEVCDGVVITGMSMVTKGISEPGIYSSGMPHTTNKEWRKNIAHLRNLSDFKARLKALESLTEQLKHTDN; translated from the coding sequence ATGACCAAACACTACACTTTGTCGCAGTTGGCTGACGCTGTGGGCGCCGAATTACAAGGCGATCCGGCTCAGTCAATTGAGAAAATTGCCACCTTGCTTAGTGCGGGTGGTCAGGACATCGCGTTCCTGGCAAATAAAAAGTACCGTAGCCAGCTTGCATCAACGCAAGCGGGTGCCGTGATCCTGGCACCTTCTGAGGCTGAACACTTTTCTGGCAATAAGCTAGTCTGTGACAACCCTTATGTTGCTTACGCTAAACTTGCGCAATACATGGATACCACACCTGACTCAGCTCAGGCGATCCACGAGCGCGCCTCAGTCCATGAGTCAGTGAAGCTTGGCAGCAATGTCAGTATCGGTGCCAATGCTGTGATAGAGGCGGGCGTTGAGCTGGGTGATGACGTACAGATTGGCCCTGGTTGTTTTGTTGGAAAACATACGCGCATTGGCGCAAAAACTAAGCTGTGGGCAAATGTCACGATTTATCATGAAGTCGTGATTGGAGAATCCTGTTTATTCCAGTCTGGTGCTGTGATCGGCAGTGATGGCTTTGGTTATGCCAACGAAGGTGGAGAATGGGTTAAAATTCCTCAGCTTGGCAGCGTCATTATCGGTAACCGCGTAGAAGTCGGGGCGAGCACGACGATAGACCGTGGTGCGTTAGACGACACAGTGATCCATGATAACGTGATTTTGGATAACCAAATTCAGATCGCACACAATGTTGAAATTGGCTACGGTACGGCGATTGCTGGCTGTAGTGTTATGGCCGGTAGCGTGAAAATCGGCAAATATTGCCAGATTGGCGGTATGGTGGCAGTCAATGGACACAATGAAGTGTGTGACGGAGTCGTCATTACGGGGATGAGCATGGTGACAAAAGGGATCTCCGAGCCGGGGATTTACTCATCAGGTATGCCTCACACCACCAATAAAGAGTGGCGTAAGAACATTGCTCACCTACGAAACCTTTCGGATTTTAAAGCGCGACTAAAAGCGCTGGAAAGCCTCACAGAACAGCTTAAACATACTGATAACTAA
- a CDS encoding OmpH family outer membrane protein — translation MKNLFKTSAMALMATLMMGASASAFAHKVGLVDMQNIYSKLPQMAKIEQTLQSEFAERRQELEKLQGDIRFEAEKFKRESATMSEDQQVALREKIQGMQQELATKGRPLEQEIKVRQNQELAKVQKLIVDAIEEVAKKGKYDEVRVKDTTIYFNPDKVSDLSDKIVEVVSKK, via the coding sequence GTGAAAAACCTTTTTAAAACTTCGGCCATGGCGCTGATGGCTACACTCATGATGGGTGCTTCTGCGTCTGCGTTTGCACACAAAGTTGGCCTGGTTGATATGCAAAACATCTACTCAAAATTGCCGCAAATGGCCAAGATTGAGCAAACTTTGCAATCTGAATTCGCAGAGCGTCGCCAAGAATTAGAAAAACTACAAGGTGACATCCGTTTCGAAGCCGAGAAGTTCAAGCGTGAAAGCGCAACAATGAGTGAAGATCAGCAAGTTGCATTGCGTGAAAAAATTCAGGGCATGCAGCAAGAACTTGCTACAAAAGGTCGTCCACTTGAGCAAGAAATCAAAGTGCGTCAAAACCAGGAGCTGGCAAAAGTACAGAAACTGATCGTTGATGCGATTGAAGAAGTTGCCAAAAAAGGAAAATACGACGAAGTTCGCGTAAAAGATACGACAATTTACTTTAACCCTGATAAAGTTTCTGACCTGTCGGATAAAATTGTTGAAGTAGTCAGTAAAAAGTAA
- the pyrH gene encoding UMP kinase, with the protein MTINRKPVFRRVLLKLSGEALMGDEGFGIDPKVLDRMAQEIKELVELDVEVGLVIGGGNFLRGGSLAEAGMNRVVGDHMGMLATVMNGLAMRDALHRAFVNARLMSAIPLNGVCDAYNWAEAISLLKSGRVVIFSAGTGNPFFTTDSAACLRGIEIEADTVIKATKVDGVFSDDPVKNPDAELHRHLTYNEVIERELKVMDLAAFTLARDHNMPLSVFNMNKPGALKRVIMGEEEGTLISTQPAAE; encoded by the coding sequence ATGACTATCAATCGAAAACCTGTTTTTAGACGCGTTCTTCTTAAACTTAGCGGCGAAGCTTTGATGGGAGATGAAGGCTTTGGAATCGATCCTAAAGTATTGGATCGTATGGCCCAAGAAATAAAAGAACTTGTAGAACTCGACGTAGAAGTGGGTTTGGTTATCGGCGGCGGTAACTTTTTACGTGGCGGCTCGTTAGCCGAAGCGGGCATGAATCGCGTAGTGGGCGATCACATGGGCATGCTGGCAACTGTGATGAACGGCCTGGCAATGCGCGATGCACTACACAGAGCGTTTGTGAATGCACGTCTGATGTCTGCCATTCCTCTGAATGGTGTTTGTGATGCGTATAACTGGGCAGAAGCAATCAGCTTACTGAAATCTGGCCGCGTGGTTATTTTCTCTGCGGGTACCGGTAACCCGTTCTTCACAACCGATTCGGCAGCTTGTTTACGCGGTATTGAAATTGAAGCAGACACTGTCATTAAAGCGACCAAAGTAGACGGCGTATTCAGTGATGACCCTGTTAAAAACCCGGATGCAGAATTACACCGTCACCTGACGTACAATGAAGTGATTGAAAGAGAATTAAAGGTTATGGACCTGGCGGCATTTACGCTGGCCCGTGACCACAACATGCCTTTGAGTGTATTCAACATGAACAAACCTGGCGCGTTAAAGCGGGTTATCATGGGTGAAGAAGAAGGTACGTTAATCAGTACACAACCAGCTGCAGAGTAA
- a CDS encoding isoprenyl transferase — MILTADAISQQSLPKHVAIIMDGNGRWAQARKRPRAYGHKKGVDSVRNAVQFCSKLGIESLTLFAFSSENWRRPEDEVSTLMELFLFVLSKEVKKLHKNNVKLSIIGDISRFPAGLQQKVVDAEQLTEHNSGLKLNIAANYGGRWDIVQAAQSLAEQVAEGAIQASDITEEAISSRLTMADQTPLDLLIRTGGDYRISNFLLWQAAYAELYFTETLWPDFNEEAFSEALASYVSRERRFGCTGEQIKQLLAESKTTS, encoded by the coding sequence ATGATTTTAACCGCTGACGCAATTTCACAGCAATCTCTGCCCAAACATGTCGCTATTATTATGGATGGAAATGGTCGTTGGGCTCAGGCGCGTAAGCGTCCCCGTGCATATGGACATAAAAAAGGGGTGGATTCAGTTCGCAATGCTGTGCAGTTTTGCTCTAAGCTAGGGATAGAGTCATTGACGTTGTTCGCTTTCAGTAGTGAAAACTGGCGTCGTCCAGAGGACGAAGTCAGCACTTTGATGGAATTATTCCTGTTTGTATTGAGTAAAGAAGTTAAGAAGCTCCATAAGAACAATGTGAAGCTGTCCATCATCGGTGATATCTCGCGCTTCCCAGCCGGGTTGCAGCAAAAAGTTGTCGATGCAGAACAGTTAACCGAGCACAACTCGGGACTCAAGTTGAACATCGCGGCCAACTATGGCGGTCGCTGGGATATTGTGCAGGCAGCTCAATCGCTGGCTGAGCAGGTCGCTGAAGGCGCCATCCAGGCGAGCGACATTACAGAAGAGGCGATTTCGTCACGGCTGACTATGGCGGATCAAACCCCGCTTGATCTGTTGATCCGCACCGGTGGAGATTACCGCATTAGTAATTTCTTACTGTGGCAGGCAGCGTATGCTGAGCTCTACTTTACCGAAACATTATGGCCAGACTTTAATGAAGAAGCGTTTTCAGAAGCGCTTGCCAGTTACGTTTCTAGAGAACGACGTTTCGGTTGTACCGGCGAACAAATAAAACAATTACTCGCCGAGAGCAAAACAACAAGTTAA
- the bamA gene encoding outer membrane protein assembly factor BamA encodes MPIKKHLAVTSLLGASFAALGQNSFIVEDLKVEGLQRVALGAALTHIPINVGDQVDDYTVSKTIKALFASGHFDDIAAYRDGNQVIFKVKERPTIASIEFDGNKDIKDEQLQESLDQQNIRAGETLDRTVIDSVEKGLIEFFHSIGKYNAKIEMTIVELPRNRVRLKLDFDEGDAASVRQINLVGNELFSDEELLKLVESQQDLPWWKFLSSDRYQKQTIEGDLEKIRSYYLDRGYLRFNIDSTQVSVSPERESVYVTANLTEGEQYMVKDFEFIGDLLGREELIRSVVPLRSGELYNGSIVTATEEFIKSYLARFGYANAEVRTVPDIDDENKEVKLTLAVDPGKRVYVRRIAVNGNQVTADHVVRREMTQLEGAWLSNQSLERSKLQIQRLPYMESVDFEVKPIPGVDDQVDVDFKVKEQPAGSFQAGVAYGSYGGLQFNVGVSESNFLGTGNQLAFNINTGRGSKRYTVSYTNPYFTPDGVSQGSSIFYSDFDGSKLGLIDYDQTNYGIGTNFGFPIDAVNRINFGVRWIEEELDRIPDYEQSRVMRLAFTDPENPDAGFDFTKYELSVGWSRITVNRGMFPTDGSRQSATFRITTPNSDLNFFKLNYDSRFYWPISNDHRWVFSARTGLAYGNGYGDVNGFEQTLPFQEFYRITEMELRGFDRNTILPRALQRVPSSIGGTPLPDGTIPGSIGGDPQFDNLIQGGRIGGNAKALAGIEMIVPTPFLEEENTSSVRTSFFIDAANVWDTEFDADRYTNLSPDVYKTLSDYSDPSRFRVSTGLSVQWISPMGPMLISFAYPLKKEEDDETDFISFNISNTF; translated from the coding sequence ATGCCTATAAAAAAACATTTAGCTGTAACGAGTTTACTGGGCGCGAGCTTTGCTGCTCTGGGGCAAAACTCCTTTATCGTAGAAGATTTGAAAGTTGAAGGCCTGCAGCGCGTTGCGCTGGGCGCTGCGTTAACACATATTCCTATCAACGTGGGTGATCAAGTTGATGACTATACGGTGTCTAAGACGATTAAGGCGCTATTTGCATCTGGCCATTTTGATGATATCGCCGCATATCGCGATGGCAATCAGGTTATTTTCAAAGTTAAAGAACGTCCAACGATTGCCTCAATCGAATTTGATGGCAACAAAGACATCAAAGACGAGCAGCTTCAGGAAAGCTTAGATCAGCAAAATATTCGTGCCGGTGAAACCTTAGACAGAACGGTCATTGATAGTGTAGAGAAAGGCCTTATCGAATTCTTCCATAGTATCGGTAAGTATAACGCTAAGATTGAGATGACCATTGTTGAGCTGCCTCGTAACCGGGTGAGACTGAAGCTGGACTTTGATGAAGGTGACGCGGCGTCGGTCAGACAGATCAACTTGGTTGGTAATGAACTGTTCTCGGATGAAGAGTTGCTGAAACTGGTTGAATCGCAGCAAGATTTACCCTGGTGGAAATTCCTGTCAAGCGACCGCTATCAGAAGCAAACCATTGAAGGCGATCTGGAAAAGATCCGAAGTTACTACCTGGACCGTGGTTACCTGCGTTTCAATATTGACTCGACCCAGGTGTCTGTAAGCCCGGAGCGTGAGTCTGTCTACGTGACAGCGAACCTCACCGAGGGTGAGCAGTACATGGTGAAAGACTTTGAGTTCATCGGAGATCTGTTGGGTCGGGAAGAATTGATCCGCAGCGTGGTACCATTAAGAAGCGGTGAGTTGTACAACGGCTCAATCGTGACAGCCACCGAAGAATTTATCAAAAGTTACCTGGCACGCTTTGGTTATGCCAATGCCGAGGTGCGTACTGTGCCTGACATTGATGATGAAAACAAAGAAGTGAAGCTGACCCTGGCGGTTGACCCTGGCAAACGCGTTTATGTGCGCCGTATTGCGGTCAATGGTAACCAGGTCACTGCAGACCACGTTGTTCGTCGTGAAATGACGCAACTTGAAGGCGCCTGGTTATCTAACCAAAGCCTTGAACGCTCAAAGTTACAGATCCAGCGTCTGCCTTATATGGAAAGCGTTGACTTTGAAGTCAAGCCAATTCCAGGTGTTGACGATCAGGTCGATGTTGACTTTAAAGTTAAAGAGCAGCCAGCAGGTAGTTTCCAGGCCGGTGTCGCATATGGTTCATATGGTGGTTTGCAGTTCAACGTGGGCGTGAGTGAGTCTAATTTCCTCGGAACAGGTAACCAGCTGGCCTTTAATATTAATACTGGCCGGGGGTCGAAGCGTTATACCGTTTCTTACACAAACCCTTACTTTACGCCAGATGGTGTGTCACAGGGTAGCAGTATTTTCTACAGTGATTTTGATGGCTCTAAGCTGGGCCTGATTGATTACGACCAGACCAACTATGGTATTGGTACCAATTTTGGTTTCCCAATCGATGCCGTTAACCGCATTAACTTTGGTGTGCGCTGGATAGAAGAAGAGCTGGATCGTATCCCGGATTACGAGCAATCACGGGTAATGCGACTGGCGTTTACCGATCCGGAAAACCCGGATGCTGGGTTTGATTTTACTAAGTATGAGCTGAGCGTGGGGTGGTCACGGATCACTGTTAACCGCGGTATGTTCCCGACAGATGGTTCACGTCAGAGTGCGACCTTCAGGATCACCACTCCTAACTCAGATCTGAACTTCTTTAAATTGAATTACGACTCGCGTTTCTACTGGCCAATCAGTAATGACCATCGTTGGGTATTCTCGGCGCGTACTGGTCTTGCTTATGGTAACGGTTACGGTGACGTCAACGGCTTTGAGCAAACGCTGCCATTCCAGGAGTTCTATCGTATAACCGAAATGGAGCTGCGAGGTTTTGACCGCAATACTATCTTGCCACGTGCGCTGCAGCGTGTACCTTCTTCAATTGGCGGTACGCCATTACCGGATGGCACAATACCAGGTTCGATTGGTGGTGATCCGCAGTTTGACAATCTGATCCAGGGCGGTCGTATCGGTGGTAACGCAAAAGCCTTAGCAGGCATTGAGATGATTGTACCTACGCCTTTCCTGGAAGAAGAAAACACCAGCTCAGTGCGTACCAGCTTCTTCATTGACGCTGCGAACGTCTGGGATACTGAGTTCGATGCCGATCGTTATACGAACTTGTCGCCTGATGTGTATAAAACATTATCAGATTACTCTGATCCAAGTCGATTCAGGGTATCTACAGGCCTATCTGTACAGTGGATCTCACCAATGGGACCTATGCTGATCAGTTTTGCCTACCCACTGAAAAAAGAAGAAGATGATGAAACTGACTTCATCAGCTTTAACATAAGTAATACGTTCTAA
- the fabZ gene encoding 3-hydroxyacyl-ACP dehydratase FabZ, with protein sequence MANELNSFDIQEILKLLPHRYPMLLVDKVIDHKPGEYLHAVKNVTANEPIFTGHFPDQPIFPGVMILEALAQATGLLGFKTVENRGDNELYLFAAIDNARFKQPVVPGDTMHLHVEFVKERRNIWKFSGVAKVDGKVVCSAEIMCARREF encoded by the coding sequence TTGGCCAACGAATTAAATAGCTTCGATATTCAAGAAATCCTCAAGCTACTGCCGCATCGTTACCCGATGTTGCTGGTAGACAAGGTCATTGATCATAAACCTGGCGAATACTTACATGCAGTTAAGAATGTAACTGCAAACGAGCCTATTTTTACAGGCCACTTCCCTGATCAACCTATTTTTCCTGGTGTGATGATTTTAGAAGCGCTGGCTCAGGCAACAGGCCTGCTGGGTTTCAAGACCGTAGAGAATCGCGGTGATAATGAACTATACTTGTTTGCAGCGATTGATAATGCGCGTTTTAAGCAACCTGTTGTGCCTGGTGACACCATGCATTTACACGTTGAATTTGTTAAAGAGCGCCGTAATATCTGGAAATTTTCTGGTGTTGCAAAAGTCGACGGTAAAGTCGTCTGCAGCGCTGAAATAATGTGTGCAAGAAGAGAGTTTTAA
- a CDS encoding phosphatidate cytidylyltransferase — protein sequence MLKQRVMTSVVLAPLALLLVFFTPLNLFSVIAGAIILMGAWEWAAFIGLTNRLHKGIYVVMMAAVLTVLHTHWPITELWHQGRLVADANYVFTLAAAWWLVATVLVMNYPRMAKAWNEGMIMRTIAGFLTLIPLWLALNVLRSAEYHQAEQYGSVLIMVVLGIVWSADIGAYFAGKNFGKHKLMPNVSPNKTIEGLIGGLLTSVVFVVIFCYYSDVEQHQWLLYAGLTVVIALFSAVGDLLESMFKREAGLKDSGKCLPGHGGILDRIDSLTAAAPIFALLYAWTVTL from the coding sequence TTGTTAAAACAACGTGTTATGACGTCGGTGGTGCTGGCGCCACTGGCTTTACTATTGGTATTTTTTACGCCGCTGAATTTATTTAGCGTGATTGCCGGTGCCATTATTCTGATGGGTGCCTGGGAATGGGCGGCCTTTATCGGCCTGACTAATCGCCTGCATAAAGGCATTTATGTTGTCATGATGGCCGCGGTTCTGACAGTTCTTCATACCCACTGGCCGATCACAGAGCTTTGGCATCAGGGACGTCTGGTGGCCGATGCAAACTACGTTTTTACTCTTGCCGCGGCCTGGTGGCTGGTTGCGACTGTTCTGGTTATGAATTACCCGCGCATGGCGAAAGCCTGGAATGAAGGCATGATTATGCGTACTATAGCTGGCTTTTTGACCTTAATTCCACTTTGGCTGGCACTGAATGTGCTGCGCAGCGCAGAGTATCATCAGGCAGAGCAATATGGCTCAGTGTTAATTATGGTGGTGCTGGGTATCGTCTGGAGTGCAGACATAGGGGCTTACTTTGCCGGTAAAAATTTTGGCAAACACAAATTAATGCCCAATGTCAGCCCCAATAAAACGATTGAAGGGTTAATTGGTGGTTTACTGACGTCTGTCGTGTTTGTGGTCATTTTCTGCTATTACAGCGACGTAGAGCAACATCAGTGGCTATTATATGCTGGTTTAACCGTTGTGATTGCGCTGTTTTCTGCCGTCGGTGATTTACTGGAAAGCATGTTTAAACGTGAAGCCGGATTAAAAGACTCGGGAAAATGTCTGCCAGGACATGGCGGTATTCTTGACCGTATCGATAGCTTAACTGCGGCTGCGCCGATTTTTGCCTTGTTGTACGCCTGGACGGTGACACTATGA
- the ispC gene encoding 1-deoxy-D-xylulose-5-phosphate reductoisomerase codes for MSDKQNLVILGSTGSIGTSTLDVVERNCAHYQVFALVAGRNAQLVIEQALKHQPRYVVMGTEDAAKEVSSALSTQQTEVLCGTQAMCDIAAHTDVDIVMSAIVGAAGLLPTLAAVEQGKKVLLANKESLVMSGQLFMDKVKRHGAILLPIDSEHNAIFQCLPDALQQGASTALDAQGIRKILLTGSGGPFLNREIDTLADVTVAEAVAHPNWSMGQKISVDSATMMNKGLEFVEAKWLFHCQADDIEVVIHPQSMIHSMVQYIDGSVIAQMGQPDMRTPIAYGLAYPERIDAGVKPLDFADIVDFTFTKPDFNRYPNLKLAIDACRSGQSATTTLNAANEIAVAAFLNEQIGFCDIYRINAEVLERCHLEPLHSVDAIMAQDAQARRLARELISK; via the coding sequence ATGAGTGACAAGCAAAACCTGGTGATCTTAGGGTCTACGGGCTCTATAGGTACATCAACGCTGGATGTCGTTGAGCGAAATTGCGCACACTATCAGGTTTTTGCGCTGGTTGCCGGGCGCAATGCTCAACTGGTTATCGAACAGGCTCTAAAACATCAGCCTCGCTATGTTGTTATGGGGACTGAGGACGCTGCCAAAGAAGTAAGTTCAGCACTGAGTACCCAACAGACTGAGGTGCTCTGTGGCACTCAGGCCATGTGTGATATTGCCGCTCATACTGACGTCGACATTGTGATGTCGGCCATTGTCGGTGCAGCGGGATTATTGCCAACACTGGCAGCGGTAGAGCAGGGCAAGAAAGTTTTGCTTGCCAATAAAGAATCTCTGGTCATGTCAGGCCAGTTATTTATGGATAAAGTAAAACGCCACGGTGCGATTTTGCTGCCCATAGACAGCGAACACAATGCTATCTTTCAATGTTTACCAGATGCCTTGCAACAGGGGGCTAGCACGGCCCTGGATGCTCAAGGGATCCGTAAAATCCTGCTAACCGGTTCCGGGGGCCCTTTTCTTAACCGTGAAATTGATACACTGGCCGATGTGACCGTGGCTGAGGCTGTTGCACACCCTAACTGGTCAATGGGGCAGAAGATCTCGGTAGACTCCGCGACCATGATGAACAAAGGACTGGAGTTTGTTGAAGCAAAATGGTTGTTTCATTGCCAGGCAGACGACATTGAAGTGGTTATCCACCCACAAAGTATGATCCACTCCATGGTGCAATACATAGATGGCTCCGTGATTGCGCAAATGGGTCAGCCTGATATGCGTACTCCCATTGCTTATGGTCTGGCCTATCCTGAACGGATAGACGCGGGCGTTAAGCCTCTCGATTTTGCGGATATTGTTGATTTCACCTTTACCAAGCCTGATTTCAATCGCTATCCCAACTTGAAACTGGCAATCGATGCATGTCGCAGTGGTCAGTCTGCCACAACGACCCTGAACGCGGCGAACGAGATTGCGGTTGCGGCCTTTTTGAATGAGCAAATTGGTTTTTGTGATATTTATCGCATAAATGCTGAAGTACTTGAACGTTGCCACCTCGAACCTTTACACTCTGTGGACGCGATAATGGCACAGGATGCGCAAGCCCGCAGACTTGCCAGGGAACTGATCAGTAAGTAG
- the frr gene encoding ribosome recycling factor produces the protein MIDDIKKDAQERMTKSVAALASQLSKIRTGRAHPALLDGISVSYYGADTPLNQVANVTVEDSRTLAISVFDKSLAQAVEKAIMASDLGLNPMSAGTVIRVPLPPLTEERRKDLIKIVRGEVEGGRVAVRNIRRDANGDVKSLLKDKEISEDEARQTEDEIQKLTDKFIKEMDTQLSAKEAELMEI, from the coding sequence GTGATTGATGATATTAAAAAAGATGCGCAAGAGCGCATGACAAAAAGCGTAGCTGCGCTGGCAAGCCAGCTATCTAAAATCCGTACTGGCCGTGCACACCCGGCATTGCTCGATGGCATCTCTGTGTCTTACTACGGTGCTGACACGCCACTTAATCAGGTTGCTAACGTGACGGTAGAAGATTCACGTACACTGGCTATCAGCGTGTTTGACAAGTCTTTGGCACAAGCGGTAGAAAAAGCGATCATGGCGTCTGATCTGGGTCTTAACCCAATGTCTGCGGGTACGGTTATCCGTGTACCACTTCCTCCGCTGACGGAAGAGCGTCGTAAAGACCTGATCAAAATCGTACGTGGTGAAGTTGAAGGCGGTCGTGTTGCGGTTCGTAACATTCGTCGTGATGCCAACGGTGACGTAAAATCACTGCTGAAGGATAAAGAGATTTCTGAAGACGAAGCACGTCAGACAGAAGACGAGATCCAGAAGCTAACTGATAAGTTTATCAAAGAGATGGACACTCAGCTGAGCGCTAAAGAAGCAGAGCTGATGGAAATCTAA